One window from the genome of Desulfomicrobium macestii encodes:
- the secG gene encoding preprotein translocase subunit SecG produces MNSLMITIHVIACVTLVVLVLLQSGKEGMGIIFGGGGGSVFGSTGAGNLLSKLTAGAATVFFLTSMIFTYVSTQKHASPKESIVIDMPVTQTPTAPAGVTTAPAEESAGQEKNQ; encoded by the coding sequence TTGAACTCCCTGATGATAACCATACATGTCATTGCCTGTGTCACCCTTGTCGTTCTCGTCTTGCTGCAATCCGGCAAGGAGGGCATGGGGATAATCTTCGGCGGTGGCGGCGGCTCCGTTTTCGGATCCACCGGTGCCGGTAATTTGCTCAGCAAGTTGACTGCCGGAGCGGCGACCGTGTTTTTTCTGACCTCCATGATTTTTACGTACGTCAGTACGCAGAAGCACGCTTCCCCCAAGGAATCCATCGTGATCGACATGCCCGTGACCCAGACCCCCACAGCTCCCGCCGGAGTCACCACGGCTCCTGCTGAAGAATCTGCAGGCCAGGAAAAAAATCAGTAA
- a CDS encoding GNAT family N-acetyltransferase, with protein MHQIRISPMSISDHAAAMALWQNTPGIGLSAADEAQAMQSYLQRNPDLSQCAWADELLVGTVLAGHDGRRGYLHHLCVRDDFRHRGVGRQMITRALEGLAALGLEKAHAFLFTDNETGRRFWDRIGWTWRTDIGVVSVTIEEAIK; from the coding sequence ATGCACCAAATACGTATATCCCCCATGTCCATCAGCGATCACGCAGCGGCGATGGCACTGTGGCAAAATACTCCCGGCATAGGCCTGTCCGCGGCCGACGAAGCGCAGGCCATGCAGTCCTACCTGCAGCGCAATCCGGACCTGAGCCAATGCGCCTGGGCAGACGAACTTCTTGTCGGCACTGTTCTGGCCGGTCATGACGGGCGCAGGGGCTACCTGCACCATCTCTGCGTGCGCGATGACTTCAGGCACCGTGGCGTCGGGCGGCAGATGATAACGCGCGCCCTTGAGGGGCTTGCCGCGCTCGGCCTTGAAAAGGCTCACGCCTTTCTGTTCACGGACAACGAAACCGGGCGCAGATTCTGGGACCGGATCGGCTGGACATGGCGCACGGACATCGGAGTCGTGTCCGTGACCATTGAGGAGGCGATCAAATGA
- a CDS encoding phosphoglycerate kinase codes for MKFLDELNVSGKRVLMRVDYNVPLKGETIVDDNRIKQSLPTLKLALDNGASLVICSHLGRPKGAPAPEFSLKPVAVRLAELLGREVRMAPDCIGPEVQAMAEGLKPGEVLLLENLRFHPGETKNDPDFSRELAKLGDVYVNDAFGASHRAHASVVGVTEYIKDCCGGLLLKKEWQYLGEALENPARPFVAIIGGAKVSSKLGILKALLEEVDSMIVGGAMANTFRKAQGFEVGTSLVEDDLLEEAMAIMVEAREKGVKFYLPVDFILGTDPKGGIASGVRTYQDIPADEMILDTGPASHTLFAEVIKNAGTVIWNGPMGAFENPAFAQGSINLCRVVGAVSGMTILGGGDTNVIVEQMGMADKFSFISTGGGSFLEFLEGKELPAFTALENKS; via the coding sequence ATGAAATTTCTGGATGAACTGAACGTGAGCGGCAAACGGGTCCTCATGCGTGTCGACTACAACGTGCCTCTCAAAGGCGAGACCATTGTCGACGACAACCGCATCAAACAGAGTCTGCCGACTCTGAAGTTGGCCCTGGACAATGGTGCGTCCCTGGTCATTTGCTCCCATTTGGGCAGGCCCAAGGGCGCTCCGGCCCCGGAATTCTCCCTGAAGCCCGTGGCCGTGCGCCTGGCGGAGCTGCTCGGACGCGAGGTGCGCATGGCTCCGGATTGCATCGGTCCCGAAGTTCAGGCCATGGCCGAGGGGCTCAAACCCGGCGAGGTCCTGCTGCTTGAGAACCTGCGCTTTCATCCCGGCGAGACCAAGAACGATCCCGATTTCAGCCGTGAGCTGGCCAAGCTGGGAGATGTCTACGTCAATGATGCGTTCGGCGCTTCCCATCGCGCGCACGCCTCCGTGGTCGGGGTTACGGAATACATCAAGGATTGCTGCGGCGGCCTGCTGCTCAAGAAGGAATGGCAGTACCTGGGCGAAGCCCTGGAGAATCCGGCCCGCCCCTTCGTGGCCATCATCGGCGGCGCCAAGGTTTCCTCGAAACTCGGCATCCTGAAGGCGCTTTTGGAAGAGGTCGACTCCATGATCGTGGGCGGCGCCATGGCCAATACCTTCCGCAAGGCCCAGGGCTTCGAGGTTGGAACCTCGCTCGTTGAGGACGACCTGCTGGAAGAGGCCATGGCCATCATGGTCGAGGCGCGGGAAAAGGGCGTGAAGTTCTATCTGCCCGTGGATTTCATCCTCGGCACCGACCCCAAGGGCGGCATCGCGTCTGGCGTGCGTACCTATCAGGACATTCCCGCCGACGAGATGATCCTGGACACGGGCCCCGCCTCGCACACGCTTTTCGCTGAGGTCATCAAGAACGCCGGCACCGTGATCTGGAACGGCCCCATGGGCGCTTTCGAGAATCCCGCCTTTGCCCAGGGCTCCATCAATCTGTGCCGGGTGGTGGGCGCCGTTTCCGGCATGACCATTCTCGGCGGCGGTGACACCAACGTCATCGTGGAGCAGATGGGCATGGCGGACAAGTTCTCTTTCATCTCGACCGGCGGCGGTTCCTTTCTGGAATTTTTGGAAGGCAAGGAGCTGCCTGCCTTCACCGCCCTGGAGAACAAGTCATGA
- a CDS encoding M20 metallopeptidase family protein: MSTNLLALALEQLDHVRAVRRELHRFPEVGAELPRTRALVLRELGKLNLSVREDVGGGIVADLHGPDGSPCIALRADMDALPIQEESGLEFASEIAGHGHMCGHDAHTAMLLGAARLLAGQSETLRAGVRFLFQPNEEFQPGGAKAMVDAGCLDGVDAVYGLHVWPGQPAGWFGTRKGPLMARPDVFSITLTGKGGHASAPHHCTDPILAGSHLVTALQGIISRRVAPHERAVLSVTRFEAGNSYNTIPDKAFLQGTVRALTERTGNFVQAQMQELVGNLAQGMGVKAELDYVRGFPVVVNDAASTARAVNLLRSLSDNVEDEIEPVMAGEDFSYYLNEVPGCFIFMGCGACDAQGQGGLHNSCFRLDEDCLPWGVAALAGLVRRGGPA; this comes from the coding sequence ATGAGTACGAACCTTCTGGCCCTCGCCCTTGAACAACTGGATCATGTGCGCGCCGTCCGCCGCGAACTGCACCGCTTTCCCGAGGTCGGGGCGGAGCTTCCAAGGACGCGGGCGCTGGTGCTGCGCGAACTCGGTAAGCTGAATCTAAGCGTGCGCGAGGACGTGGGCGGCGGAATCGTCGCCGATCTTCACGGCCCGGACGGAAGTCCTTGCATCGCGCTGCGCGCGGACATGGACGCGCTGCCGATCCAGGAAGAATCCGGGCTCGAATTCGCCTCCGAAATTGCAGGCCATGGCCATATGTGCGGTCACGACGCCCACACGGCCATGCTGCTTGGGGCGGCGCGGCTGCTTGCCGGCCAAAGCGAGACCTTGCGGGCCGGAGTGCGTTTTCTCTTCCAGCCCAACGAGGAATTCCAGCCGGGAGGGGCCAAGGCCATGGTAGATGCCGGATGCCTGGACGGCGTGGACGCGGTGTACGGCCTGCACGTCTGGCCCGGACAGCCCGCAGGTTGGTTCGGGACGCGCAAGGGCCCGCTCATGGCCAGGCCGGATGTTTTCTCCATCACACTCACAGGCAAGGGCGGTCACGCCTCGGCCCCGCATCACTGCACGGACCCCATCCTGGCCGGAAGCCATCTGGTCACCGCCCTGCAGGGCATCATCTCCCGTAGGGTCGCGCCGCATGAACGGGCGGTCCTTAGCGTGACCCGCTTCGAGGCCGGAAACAGCTACAACACCATCCCGGACAAGGCGTTCCTGCAAGGCACGGTGCGCGCCCTGACGGAGAGGACCGGCAATTTCGTGCAGGCCCAGATGCAGGAACTTGTCGGCAACCTGGCGCAGGGCATGGGCGTCAAGGCCGAGCTTGATTACGTGCGCGGATTCCCGGTGGTGGTGAACGACGCCGCAAGCACTGCCCGGGCCGTGAATTTGCTGCGCAGCCTTTCCGACAACGTGGAGGATGAGATAGAGCCGGTCATGGCGGGAGAAGATTTTTCGTACTACCTGAACGAGGTTCCAGGCTGCTTCATCTTCATGGGCTGCGGAGCCTGCGACGCACAGGGCCAGGGCGGACTGCACAATTCCTGCTTCCGCCTCGACGAGGATTGTCTCCCCTGGGGCGTGGCGGCCCTGGCCGGATTGGTCCGTAGGGGCGGTCCTGCGTGA
- a CDS encoding site-specific integrase, which produces MRKSASHSKPLSVVSGPPIAPSDQISKITRRKKNTYSPSNLYLKGKFYYFRASIPKKFRVGIGQSEVRIGLQTPYIGEARRIATKLRVRMDEILDENVPVSPEHLRKELLVRFIKVLEQDEKVHISHREIKDRLQEYLRKQLNLHSQNINMRPRVQIEENESISDGQFSDACARILSSAVNNPDLLANDGFIGVVHLMKEGVFKPDEVTKDNVLEIINEFIKTQITCHDIVSARSNGDFVKELPLYNERAKQNNQIDVRSSTPKEETKIPSLKFSELANKYIDSKISDEAWKSHSLPDHKSRLNTFIEVMGDKAIDEITRDDMRKYRETLRKLPPNRAKSKLYKGKSIERILKMEPKTVYSVKTVNIFVEAASSLFEWAMREGIMTFNPAKSLSIKDDRQEIDLRDAITVDDLKILLSHPDFKMKKIKRPSFYWAPIIALYTGMRLEEICQLHCDDIYKVDDLWVIDINLNKSRNGLVEKKLKTKNSVRIIPVHSKLIELGLLQYRDKIVKNKHERLFPDLKLSANISKYGRQVGKFFSDMIKKCDIAGKKSFHSLRHTFSDYFKVRNLHTDVFRQVFGHEIEMLASRQYGSKFSPRICYDEVILKIEYDIWGKFVI; this is translated from the coding sequence ATGCGAAAATCAGCATCTCACTCGAAGCCACTGAGCGTCGTAAGTGGACCGCCTATTGCCCCATCTGATCAGATTTCGAAAATCACTCGCCGCAAGAAAAATACATATTCGCCAAGTAATCTTTACCTGAAAGGGAAATTTTATTATTTTCGCGCATCTATTCCAAAAAAATTTCGAGTCGGAATAGGGCAGTCAGAAGTACGAATCGGCTTGCAAACTCCATATATTGGCGAGGCAAGGCGGATAGCCACTAAGCTCCGCGTAAGGATGGATGAAATTTTGGACGAAAATGTGCCAGTTAGCCCAGAACATTTACGCAAAGAATTGCTTGTTAGGTTCATCAAGGTGCTTGAGCAAGATGAGAAAGTTCATATCTCACACCGAGAGATTAAAGATAGACTGCAAGAATATTTAAGAAAGCAGTTAAATTTGCATTCTCAAAATATTAACATGAGACCAAGGGTGCAAATCGAAGAAAATGAATCCATATCAGATGGGCAATTCTCTGATGCATGCGCAAGGATACTGAGCAGCGCCGTCAATAATCCGGATTTATTGGCAAATGATGGATTTATTGGCGTAGTGCATTTGATGAAAGAAGGTGTGTTCAAGCCAGACGAGGTTACAAAGGATAACGTTTTAGAAATTATTAATGAATTTATAAAAACTCAAATCACATGTCACGATATTGTAAGTGCGCGTAGTAATGGCGATTTTGTCAAAGAGTTGCCTCTCTATAATGAGCGCGCGAAGCAAAACAATCAAATAGATGTTCGATCGTCTACTCCCAAGGAAGAAACGAAAATCCCGAGTTTGAAATTTTCTGAATTGGCAAATAAATATATAGATTCAAAGATTTCAGATGAAGCTTGGAAGTCTCATAGCTTGCCTGATCACAAAAGTCGTCTCAACACGTTTATCGAGGTCATGGGGGACAAGGCTATCGATGAGATAACTCGCGATGATATGCGAAAGTATCGAGAGACACTTCGAAAACTGCCACCAAATCGTGCTAAATCGAAGTTGTATAAAGGCAAGTCTATAGAACGAATACTAAAAATGGAGCCTAAGACAGTTTACTCTGTAAAAACAGTTAATATATTTGTTGAAGCTGCATCGAGTCTGTTTGAGTGGGCCATGCGAGAGGGGATAATGACTTTTAATCCTGCAAAATCCCTCAGCATTAAGGATGATAGGCAAGAGATCGATCTTCGTGATGCGATAACTGTCGATGATTTGAAAATTTTATTATCCCACCCAGATTTTAAAATGAAAAAAATCAAGAGGCCATCCTTTTATTGGGCGCCCATTATTGCTCTGTATACAGGAATGAGGCTTGAAGAAATATGCCAATTACACTGTGATGATATTTATAAAGTTGACGATCTTTGGGTGATTGACATTAATTTGAATAAATCCAGAAACGGCTTGGTTGAGAAAAAGCTTAAAACAAAAAATTCAGTTCGAATAATTCCCGTGCATAGCAAGTTGATTGAATTGGGGTTACTTCAGTATAGAGATAAGATTGTTAAAAATAAGCATGAACGATTATTTCCTGATTTAAAATTATCTGCAAATATTTCAAAATATGGAAGGCAAGTTGGTAAATTTTTCTCTGATATGATCAAAAAATGCGATATAGCAGGGAAAAAGAGTTTTCACTCATTGCGCCATACGTTCAGTGATTATTTTAAAGTGAGAAATTTACATACTGATGTTTTCAGGCAAGTTTTTGGTCATGAAATTGAGATGCTAGCTAGTAGGCAATATGGGTCTAAGTTTAGCCCAAGGATTTGTTATGATGAAGTGATATTAAAAATTGAATATGATATATGGGGAAAATTTGTTATATAA
- the tpiA gene encoding triose-phosphate isomerase: MKKLLMAANWKMYKTVEEGVATARELVSLLGTLPQDREVLVCPPFTMMHSVCPILAGNAGCHSGAQNFYPAAQGAFTGEVAPEQLLDLGCTYALAGHSERRHVLGEMDELIGRKVAFGLEAGLKMILCIGETSVERRLGQIEEVLVRQLESGLAGVLSTATAENLAVAYEPVWAIGTGDVAGPDEILAAHALVRSKLESLLPSEGAQIRILYGGSVKPDNAAAIIRLDNVDGVLVGGASLKADSFSQIVLA; encoded by the coding sequence ATGAAAAAGCTGCTCATGGCCGCCAACTGGAAGATGTACAAGACGGTGGAGGAGGGCGTGGCCACGGCCAGGGAACTGGTCTCGCTGCTGGGCACATTGCCCCAGGACAGGGAAGTGCTCGTCTGCCCGCCGTTCACCATGATGCACTCCGTGTGTCCCATCCTCGCGGGGAACGCGGGCTGCCACTCCGGGGCCCAGAACTTCTATCCCGCCGCGCAGGGAGCCTTTACCGGAGAAGTCGCCCCGGAGCAGCTTCTGGACCTTGGCTGCACGTACGCCCTGGCCGGACACTCCGAGCGCAGGCACGTTCTGGGCGAGATGGACGAGCTGATCGGGCGCAAGGTGGCCTTTGGCCTTGAAGCCGGTCTGAAGATGATCCTCTGCATCGGCGAGACCAGCGTCGAGCGAAGACTCGGTCAGATCGAGGAAGTTCTGGTTCGCCAACTCGAAAGCGGGCTGGCCGGAGTGTTATCCACCGCCACGGCGGAGAATCTTGCGGTTGCGTATGAGCCTGTCTGGGCCATCGGCACCGGCGATGTGGCCGGACCTGATGAAATCCTGGCGGCGCATGCCTTGGTGCGCTCCAAACTTGAGTCGTTGTTGCCGAGCGAAGGCGCTCAAATCCGCATTCTTTACGGCGGTTCCGTCAAGCCCGACAACGCCGCCGCCATCATCCGCCTTGACAATGTGGACGGTGTGCTGGTAGGCGGCGCAAGTCTCAAAGCGGACAGTTTCAGTCAGATCGTGCTCGCATAA